A single window of Mycolicibacterium aurum DNA harbors:
- a CDS encoding adenylate/guanylate cyclase domain-containing protein, which yields MAETAYASCGDLSLAYQVFGDGPVDLVFVGPMVSHIELFWTMPEFKSFFDQLATFCRVAIFDKAGVGLSDPVPQVRTFDDRVTEIQAVMDAAGFERAAVFGMSEGGAQSLYFAAKQPERTRALITYGSFAYLSGGGWDEVLGDPAELASRLVRELGAEYTPSAEQIVKLQNFTRTARSQWGNGATAKAMFPSVRSLRQLAMFERMAASPGMALATMESNLYIDLRSVLPTLSVPTLVTHARGDAMPVQCGRFLADHIPGATYLEVDGVDHAPWFTEPDTLATRIEEFLTGGHAVPSASHRALRTVLFTDIVASTQRAVESGDERWRAVLQRFGEVSADLVQQFSGTVVKSTGDGHLATFDGPTHAIRCAEALRTDAELLGIEIRAGIHTGECELLGDDIGGIAVHIAARILGQAGAGEIVVSRTVRDLVVGSGTSFGDRGTVELRGVPGSWQLLAVHRPGTRDSAEAKLASAPTPGPREAMLRTDRAVGVVARRTPWVLRGISRLSPAIGRRRRVG from the coding sequence ATGGCGGAAACCGCGTACGCATCCTGCGGCGACCTCAGCCTGGCGTATCAGGTATTCGGCGACGGGCCGGTAGACCTTGTCTTCGTGGGACCCATGGTCAGCCACATCGAGCTGTTCTGGACGATGCCCGAATTTAAGTCGTTCTTCGATCAACTCGCGACTTTTTGTCGCGTGGCCATATTCGACAAGGCCGGGGTCGGGCTGTCGGACCCGGTGCCGCAGGTGCGCACATTCGACGATCGGGTCACGGAGATCCAGGCCGTCATGGATGCCGCCGGCTTCGAACGGGCAGCAGTTTTCGGCATGAGCGAGGGTGGTGCTCAGTCCCTCTACTTCGCTGCGAAACAACCAGAGCGCACGCGGGCGCTCATCACCTACGGCTCGTTCGCCTACCTTTCCGGCGGCGGGTGGGACGAGGTTTTGGGAGACCCCGCCGAGCTGGCGTCGCGTTTGGTTCGCGAGCTGGGAGCGGAGTACACACCGTCGGCCGAACAGATTGTGAAACTGCAGAATTTCACCCGAACCGCTCGCTCGCAGTGGGGCAACGGTGCAACCGCCAAGGCGATGTTTCCCTCGGTCCGGTCGCTGCGCCAGCTCGCGATGTTCGAGCGCATGGCCGCAAGCCCGGGGATGGCCCTCGCCACAATGGAATCCAACCTCTATATCGACCTCCGGTCCGTGCTGCCGACGCTGAGCGTGCCCACCCTCGTCACACACGCCCGCGGCGATGCCATGCCGGTGCAGTGCGGTCGGTTCCTCGCCGACCACATCCCCGGCGCGACGTACCTCGAGGTTGACGGCGTGGACCATGCGCCGTGGTTCACCGAGCCCGACACACTCGCGACCCGCATCGAGGAGTTCCTCACCGGTGGCCATGCCGTGCCGTCAGCGTCACACCGGGCGCTGCGCACAGTGCTGTTCACCGACATCGTCGCGTCGACCCAACGTGCCGTCGAGTCGGGCGACGAGCGTTGGCGCGCGGTCCTGCAGCGCTTCGGTGAGGTCAGCGCCGACCTCGTCCAGCAATTCAGCGGCACGGTGGTGAAGAGCACCGGCGACGGTCACCTGGCCACCTTCGACGGCCCTACGCACGCCATTCGCTGTGCGGAGGCGTTGCGGACCGACGCCGAGCTCCTCGGGATCGAGATCCGCGCCGGCATTCACACCGGTGAGTGTGAACTTCTGGGCGACGACATCGGCGGGATCGCAGTCCACATCGCCGCGCGCATCCTCGGCCAGGCCGGGGCTGGCGAGATCGTCGTCTCCAGGACCGTCCGCGACCTGGTCGTAGGGTCGGGCACCAGCTTCGGGGACCGCGGCACCGTCGAGTTGCGTGGCGTGCCCGGCAGCTGGCAGCTCCTCGCGGTCCATCGTCCCGGCACCCGCGATTCCGCCGAGGCGAAACTCGCGTCGGCTCCGACCCCGGGTCCGCGCGAGGCGATGCTGCGCACAGATCGGGCCGTCGGGGTGGTGGCCAGGCGGACGCCGTGGGTCTTGCGCGGAATCTCGCGACTTTCCCCCGCTATAGGTCGTCGCCGCAGGGTCGGGTGA
- a CDS encoding acyl-CoA thioesterase, translated as MHSGPNPLISSVPRPHPARLEASAYPVHQLIDARFGDMDANGHLNNVALESLHENTRASLNRRVFPDVYDRTARSRRIVTSTIVVHYLREAPWPAAIDTAIGIGHVGRTSFVASTALFHDDACVSLCDTVLVLLDDSGPTPIPEDARTRLASLRLRPT; from the coding sequence ATGCACTCCGGTCCGAACCCGTTGATCAGCTCCGTGCCGCGCCCACATCCGGCACGGCTGGAGGCCTCGGCGTACCCCGTCCACCAACTGATCGACGCGCGCTTCGGGGACATGGACGCCAACGGACACCTCAACAACGTCGCGCTGGAATCGTTGCACGAGAACACCCGGGCCAGCCTCAACCGGCGGGTGTTCCCGGATGTCTATGACCGCACCGCGCGAAGCCGACGCATCGTGACGTCAACGATCGTCGTTCACTATCTGCGCGAGGCGCCCTGGCCGGCGGCGATCGACACCGCCATCGGCATCGGCCACGTCGGGCGGACGTCGTTCGTGGCCTCCACCGCCCTGTTTCACGACGACGCCTGCGTAAGTCTCTGCGACACGGTGCTGGTGCTGCTAGACGACAGCGGTCCGACACCGATCCCCGAAGACGCCCGCACCCGCCTCGCCTCGCTGAGACTGAGGCCGACGTGA
- a CDS encoding glycoside hydrolase family 13 protein, with product MSADQWWKSAVVYQIYPRSFADSTGDGIGDLAGISDRLDYLQALGIDVIWLSPIYRSPQIDNGYDISDYHDIDPMFGTLAEFDALLAKVHDLGMKLVMDLVVNHTSDEHPWFVESRSSRDNPKRDWYIWRDARGGADPIEGGEPNNWGSFFSGPAWTWDPSTEQYYLHLFDRKQPDLNWDNPQVRDAVHAMMRWWLDRGVDGFRMDVINFISKVPGLPDTTVAPGQQVAVAFDRFADGPHVHEYLAELTREVFGGRSGRFITVGEMPGVTPEQARLYTDPARGEVDMVFQFEHVSVDQGPAGKFDYIGLDLVALKHTLHRWQAALADTGWNSLYWNNHDQPRVVSRFGDDHPDYWAASAKALATILHGMRGTPFVYQGEELGMTNYPFRNPQDHKDLEAVNYYRSVVASGGDTDAALAGLAAVSRDNARTPMQWNAGPNAGFTTGDPWLPVNPNHDWLNAKAQFTSPDSVFAHYQALIRLRHELSVLADGDVMQLMADDPQIWAYTRTAADQALLVIANCGRAPRTVELGPEWGSAVLLLGNLPGTAAIASSSLELAAWDARIYSITR from the coding sequence ATGAGTGCAGACCAGTGGTGGAAATCAGCGGTCGTGTACCAGATCTATCCGCGCAGCTTCGCCGATTCCACCGGCGACGGGATCGGGGACCTGGCCGGAATCAGCGACCGACTGGACTACCTTCAGGCGCTCGGCATCGACGTGATCTGGCTGTCCCCGATCTACCGGTCGCCACAGATCGACAACGGATACGACATCAGCGACTACCACGACATCGACCCCATGTTCGGCACCCTCGCCGAGTTCGACGCACTACTGGCCAAGGTGCACGACCTCGGCATGAAGCTCGTGATGGATCTGGTCGTCAACCACACCTCCGACGAGCATCCGTGGTTCGTCGAATCGCGCTCGTCGCGGGACAATCCCAAGCGGGATTGGTACATCTGGCGCGACGCGCGCGGCGGTGCTGATCCCATCGAAGGTGGTGAACCGAACAACTGGGGTTCCTTCTTCAGCGGGCCGGCGTGGACGTGGGACCCGTCGACCGAGCAGTACTACCTGCACCTGTTCGACCGGAAACAGCCGGACCTCAACTGGGACAACCCGCAGGTTCGGGATGCGGTGCACGCGATGATGCGCTGGTGGCTGGACCGTGGCGTCGACGGCTTCCGGATGGACGTCATCAACTTCATCTCCAAAGTGCCCGGGCTTCCCGACACCACCGTTGCACCGGGGCAACAGGTCGCCGTCGCTTTTGACCGATTCGCCGACGGCCCGCATGTGCACGAGTATCTCGCCGAGTTGACCCGCGAGGTCTTCGGCGGTCGCAGTGGCCGATTCATCACCGTGGGGGAGATGCCGGGGGTGACACCCGAGCAGGCGCGGCTGTACACCGATCCGGCCCGTGGCGAGGTCGACATGGTCTTCCAGTTCGAGCACGTGTCCGTCGATCAGGGCCCGGCAGGCAAGTTCGACTACATCGGGCTCGATCTGGTGGCACTGAAGCACACCCTGCATCGGTGGCAGGCCGCGCTGGCGGACACGGGGTGGAACAGCCTGTACTGGAACAACCACGACCAGCCCCGCGTGGTGTCGAGGTTCGGCGACGATCACCCTGACTACTGGGCGGCCTCGGCGAAGGCGCTGGCGACGATTCTGCACGGCATGCGTGGTACGCCGTTCGTCTATCAGGGCGAGGAGCTCGGAATGACGAACTATCCGTTCCGGAATCCGCAGGACCACAAGGACCTTGAGGCTGTCAACTACTACCGGAGCGTGGTCGCGAGCGGCGGCGATACCGACGCCGCGCTCGCCGGCCTGGCCGCGGTCAGCCGCGACAACGCCCGCACACCGATGCAGTGGAACGCTGGGCCCAATGCCGGGTTCACCACCGGGGACCCGTGGCTACCCGTCAATCCCAACCACGACTGGCTCAACGCCAAGGCCCAATTCACCTCGCCCGACTCGGTTTTCGCCCACTACCAGGCGCTCATCCGCCTTCGGCACGAGTTGTCTGTCCTGGCCGACGGCGATGTGATGCAGCTGATGGCCGACGACCCACAGATCTGGGCGTACACGCGAACGGCGGCCGATCAAGCTCTGCTGGTGATCGCGAACTGTGGACGCGCTCCCCGCACCGTGGAACTCGGTCCGGAATGGGGTTCGGCAGTGCTGTTGCTCGGCAACCTGCCCGGCACTGCGGCGATCGCGTCGTCCTCTCTGGAACTGGCCGCGTGGGACGCTCGAATCTATTCGATCACCCGATAA
- a CDS encoding IS30 family transposase: protein MGSHAIQPATVKAFWAQIGLGLNPAEAAFAVGVSLGAARKWLTDAGGVKQRVYEVKIEGPKPRLTLEERIQIQVGVGRDESLRSIGARLGRAASTIKRELDNNVENRYDGRKSGYRRKKAFGARQSGSTSTVRYDALAGERSAARRARRPKRGKLAANDTLRDEVQTRLKLRHSPRQIARRLRSDFPDDLEMWVSHEAIYQSIYVQGRGSLRRELHQCLRTKRAIRRPRRQPETRRGRIPGMVNISERPAEVADRAVPGHWEGDLIIGSTTSGSAIGTLVERATRFVMLLHLPDNHGAVAVQDAIVEKMTELPEHLRRSLTWDQGKEMANHIAIAAAADLDIYFCDPHSPWQRGTNENTNGLLRQYFPKGTDLSLHGPGILDNVAAELNGRPRQTLNWRTPAEALNELLSKPPAVASTP, encoded by the coding sequence ATGGGGTCCCATGCGATTCAGCCGGCGACGGTGAAAGCGTTCTGGGCGCAGATTGGGTTGGGGCTCAATCCGGCTGAGGCTGCCTTCGCCGTCGGTGTGTCGCTGGGGGCGGCACGGAAGTGGCTGACCGACGCTGGTGGTGTGAAACAACGTGTGTACGAGGTGAAGATAGAGGGGCCCAAGCCCCGACTGACCCTCGAAGAGCGCATCCAAATTCAGGTCGGTGTGGGCCGTGATGAGTCACTGCGCTCGATCGGAGCGCGACTCGGGCGTGCGGCGTCGACGATCAAGCGTGAACTCGACAATAACGTCGAGAACCGCTACGACGGACGCAAGTCGGGTTACCGCCGCAAGAAGGCTTTCGGTGCGCGCCAGAGCGGTAGCACCTCGACGGTGCGCTATGACGCATTGGCTGGTGAGCGGTCGGCGGCGAGGCGGGCGCGACGCCCCAAGCGAGGAAAGCTCGCCGCCAATGACACCTTGCGCGACGAGGTGCAGACTCGGTTGAAGCTGCGTCATAGTCCGCGCCAGATCGCGCGCCGGTTGCGCAGCGACTTCCCCGACGATCTGGAGATGTGGGTGTCACACGAGGCCATCTACCAGTCCATCTACGTCCAAGGGCGCGGATCGCTGCGCCGTGAGCTGCACCAGTGCTTGCGGACCAAGCGGGCCATTCGCCGGCCTCGGCGCCAGCCCGAGACCCGCCGCGGTCGGATCCCGGGCATGGTTAACATCAGCGAACGCCCGGCCGAGGTCGCCGACCGTGCAGTGCCCGGGCACTGGGAGGGTGACCTGATCATCGGCAGCACCACATCCGGATCTGCGATCGGCACCTTGGTCGAGCGCGCCACCCGGTTCGTCATGCTGCTTCATCTGCCCGACAACCACGGTGCGGTCGCAGTCCAAGACGCCATCGTGGAGAAGATGACCGAGCTGCCAGAGCACCTACGGCGTTCTCTGACCTGGGATCAGGGCAAGGAAATGGCCAACCACATCGCCATCGCCGCCGCAGCCGATCTCGACATCTACTTCTGCGATCCGCACTCACCCTGGCAGCGTGGCACCAACGAGAACACCAATGGGCTACTGCGTCAGTACTTTCCGAAGGGGACCGACCTCTCGCTGCACGGTCCCGGCATCCTTGACAACGTCGCCGCCGAACTCAACGGCCGACCCCGCCAGACACTGAACTGGAGAACACCCGCCGAAGCCCTCAACGAACTACTCTCAAAACCGCCAGCTGTTGCATCCACCCCTTGA
- a CDS encoding cupin domain-containing protein, whose translation MTTSSIRSSHTASLHDGEIVEESDLGSMRRVTADNLPILKGLSIKRVLLNPGAMRTPHWHANANELTYCVSGTALVSILDNHNSFSTFTLTAGQMFHANSGSLHHIENIGDDVAEFIIAFRHERPEDFGFGATLGAFSDAVLGNTYDLPASDFATIHRTTRDHKLAARTGAPDIPAAAHLTNPHKFDVEAQAPGLNYVSGNARFARDQFWPILTDISMYSLRVTENGMREPHWHPVTAEMGYVHHGDARMTVMNPDGTLDTWTMTTGDMYFIPRAYPHHIENIGTDPWHFLIFFDQPYPADIGYRASASAYSRKVLAAAFDTHIDDLPNFPFTPADPLIVNRINPLD comes from the coding sequence ATGACGACGTCCAGTATCCGCAGCAGCCACACCGCCTCCCTGCACGACGGCGAGATCGTCGAGGAATCCGATCTCGGGTCGATGCGCCGCGTCACCGCCGACAACCTGCCCATCCTCAAGGGACTGTCCATCAAGCGGGTCCTGCTCAACCCCGGCGCCATGCGCACCCCGCACTGGCACGCCAACGCCAACGAACTCACCTACTGCGTGTCCGGCACCGCACTGGTGTCCATCCTGGACAACCACAACAGCTTCTCCACCTTCACCCTCACCGCCGGGCAGATGTTCCACGCCAATTCGGGTTCACTGCACCACATCGAGAACATCGGCGACGATGTCGCAGAGTTCATCATCGCCTTCCGCCACGAACGCCCCGAGGACTTCGGCTTCGGCGCCACCCTGGGCGCCTTCTCCGACGCCGTCCTGGGCAACACCTACGACCTGCCCGCCTCCGACTTCGCCACCATCCACCGCACCACGCGCGATCACAAACTCGCCGCCCGCACCGGCGCACCCGACATCCCCGCCGCCGCGCACCTCACCAACCCCCACAAATTCGACGTCGAAGCCCAAGCCCCCGGCCTGAACTACGTCAGCGGCAACGCCCGCTTCGCCCGCGACCAGTTCTGGCCCATCCTCACCGACATCTCCATGTACTCACTGCGCGTCACCGAAAACGGCATGCGCGAACCACACTGGCATCCGGTCACCGCCGAAATGGGCTACGTCCACCACGGCGACGCCCGCATGACCGTGATGAACCCTGACGGCACCCTCGACACCTGGACCATGACCACCGGGGACATGTACTTCATTCCCCGCGCCTACCCACACCACATCGAGAACATCGGCACCGACCCCTGGCACTTCCTGATCTTCTTCGACCAGCCCTACCCCGCCGACATCGGCTACCGCGCATCCGCCAGCGCCTACTCCCGCAAAGTCCTCGCCGCCGCGTTCGACACCCACATCGACGACCTACCGAACTTCCCCTTCACCCCCGCCGACCCCCTCATCGTCAACCGCATCAACCCTCTCGACTGA
- a CDS encoding cytochrome P450: protein MTVTDNRIPTYRPDIYRAAAIIDPYPHYARLRALGPVVRLARQRVYALPRYAECKSVLRNDTAFISGEGVALNPFSNRLSRGTTLNSDGAEHDERRKLVAHRMLPRALRAISDDVDRQAAAVVDEALDRDVVDGVSDVAAALPMAVVPDLVGWPREQRGNLLAWGGATFDILGPLNRHAVRALPHVGQTLRFARKVVRKRSVIEGSLGHDVLIASDNGQLTAAECSALMIDYIAPSLDTTISAISNALYLFGTHPEQWQMIRADTTLIPNAINEVIRYESPLRAFSRKAVSDIEIAGTTIAAGTRVLVMYASANRDELEWDGPDTFDIRRDATRQLGFGQGAHACAGQGLARLETSAMLRALAERVERIELTGPPEWAVNNIIRRHDRLPVRLVGA from the coding sequence ATGACGGTGACCGACAACCGTATTCCGACCTACCGACCGGACATTTACCGTGCGGCGGCGATCATCGACCCCTACCCGCATTACGCGCGACTGCGCGCTCTGGGCCCGGTCGTCCGGCTGGCCCGCCAGCGGGTCTACGCACTACCGCGTTACGCGGAGTGCAAGTCGGTGCTGCGCAACGACACCGCGTTCATCTCGGGTGAGGGTGTCGCGCTCAATCCGTTCAGTAATCGACTCTCCCGCGGGACGACCCTCAACAGCGACGGCGCCGAACACGACGAGCGGCGCAAGCTGGTCGCACACCGGATGCTCCCCCGCGCGTTACGCGCGATCAGCGACGACGTGGACCGCCAGGCGGCAGCGGTGGTCGACGAGGCGCTGGACCGGGATGTCGTGGACGGGGTTTCCGATGTCGCAGCTGCCTTGCCGATGGCGGTGGTCCCCGACCTGGTCGGGTGGCCGCGCGAGCAGCGCGGCAATCTCCTCGCCTGGGGCGGAGCGACTTTCGACATCCTCGGACCGCTCAACAGACACGCGGTCAGGGCGTTACCCCATGTCGGTCAGACGCTGCGGTTCGCGCGCAAGGTGGTCAGGAAGCGCTCCGTCATCGAGGGCAGCCTCGGGCATGACGTGCTGATCGCGTCGGACAACGGTCAACTGACCGCAGCCGAGTGCTCAGCTCTGATGATCGACTACATCGCGCCGTCGTTGGACACCACGATCAGCGCCATCTCCAACGCTCTGTACCTCTTCGGCACCCACCCCGAGCAGTGGCAGATGATCCGCGCCGACACCACCCTGATACCCAACGCGATCAACGAGGTCATCCGCTACGAGTCGCCGCTGCGTGCCTTCTCCCGAAAAGCGGTCAGCGACATCGAGATCGCGGGAACGACGATCGCGGCGGGCACCCGCGTACTGGTCATGTACGCCTCGGCCAACCGCGACGAGCTCGAGTGGGATGGGCCGGACACCTTCGACATCAGGCGGGACGCCACCCGCCAGCTGGGCTTCGGCCAGGGCGCGCATGCCTGTGCGGGTCAAGGATTGGCGCGCCTGGAGACGAGCGCGATGCTGCGTGCCCTCGCCGAGCGGGTGGAACGCATCGAGCTGACCGGTCCGCCGGAATGGGCGGTCAACAACATCATCCGGCGCCACGACCGGCTACCGGTCCGACTGGTCGGCGCCTAG
- a CDS encoding 1-acyl-sn-glycerol-3-phosphate acyltransferase, whose translation MKDPRHNDPASTTDDPTDHGATHDHFVDALLAAVRRDSGGESSTVPDAMVTALSLVRKLGIEFVRRYHRLEIDSAAPQLDAPVLFVANHGFGGIFDLNVFAMGAALEQLELTRPVTILTHQLAWTLKVGPLLEPLGARPASHESAREAYENGHHVVVLPGGDLDAAKAWEDRNRIVFGGRAGFARLALEFGVPVIPIVTAGAGESLVVLSSGERLAHALRLDKILRVKALPLSVSLPWGVNLGAVGMLPYLPLPTKLRTRVLAPMNPHPDEDADAYAERIRSAMQSALDEMTANRRPLLG comes from the coding sequence GTGAAAGACCCGCGTCACAACGACCCCGCCTCCACGACCGATGACCCAACCGACCACGGCGCCACGCACGATCATTTCGTCGACGCACTGCTCGCGGCCGTCCGGCGGGACTCCGGCGGCGAATCCTCGACTGTGCCCGACGCCATGGTCACCGCGCTGTCGCTGGTACGGAAGCTCGGCATCGAGTTCGTGCGCCGTTACCACCGGCTCGAAATCGACAGCGCTGCACCGCAGCTCGACGCACCTGTGCTGTTCGTGGCCAACCACGGCTTCGGCGGCATCTTCGATCTCAACGTGTTCGCGATGGGCGCGGCACTGGAGCAACTCGAGCTCACGCGACCCGTCACCATCCTGACCCATCAGCTGGCGTGGACCCTCAAGGTCGGGCCGCTCCTGGAGCCGCTCGGCGCCCGCCCCGCCAGCCATGAAAGCGCCCGCGAGGCCTACGAGAACGGCCACCACGTCGTCGTGCTGCCCGGCGGCGACCTCGACGCGGCGAAGGCCTGGGAGGACCGCAACCGGATCGTCTTCGGCGGACGGGCCGGATTCGCCCGGTTGGCGCTGGAGTTCGGAGTTCCGGTGATCCCGATCGTCACGGCAGGTGCGGGCGAATCCCTGGTGGTGCTGTCCAGCGGCGAACGTCTGGCCCACGCACTGCGGCTCGACAAGATCCTCAGGGTGAAGGCGCTTCCTCTGTCGGTATCACTGCCCTGGGGCGTCAACCTCGGCGCGGTGGGGATGTTGCCCTACCTGCCGTTGCCGACGAAGCTGCGCACCCGCGTCCTGGCCCCGATGAACCCGCACCCGGATGAAGACGCCGACGCCTATGCCGAGCGAATCCGCAGCGCAATGCAGAGCGCGCTCGACGAGATGACCGCGAATCGTCGCCCGCTGCTCGGTTGA
- a CDS encoding SDR family NAD(P)-dependent oxidoreductase — MNAIDPDKLSTCLQVLADIEALPPEHPDAVAVRRATAGVFKAVKKARRTARRDAVAAADRAVIAATATGAPGRIDDETAGLPLVSSAAGATAGTLLRSRACYICKNHHTVVDAFYHQLCPECAALNRAKREARTDLTGKTALLTGGRAKIGMYIALRLLRDGAHTTITTRFPNDAVRRFAAMEDSADWLHRLRIVGIDLRDPAQVVALADTVAAQGPLDILINNAAQTVRRAPGSYAALVEAERTPAPELVDVVSFDRVSDAHPAALAGSLAEHHTPHAPSHPESLRSCPPVTELALTARSASPDRIAAGTAIDAGGLLPDTAAVNSWTQRVHEVDAMELLEVQLCNQTAPFILVSRLRPAMAASAARRKYVVNVSAMEGQFSRGYKGPGHPHTNMAKAALNMLTRTSAGEMLEQDGILMTAVDTGWITDERPHPTKLRLAEEGFHAPLDLVDGAARVYDPIVRGEAGEDLYGCFLKDYSKANW; from the coding sequence GTGAACGCGATCGACCCGGACAAGCTCAGCACCTGTCTTCAGGTGCTGGCCGACATCGAGGCGTTGCCTCCTGAGCACCCCGATGCCGTTGCCGTGCGCCGGGCCACCGCAGGCGTGTTCAAGGCCGTCAAGAAGGCCCGCAGAACCGCCCGGCGCGACGCGGTCGCGGCCGCTGACCGCGCCGTGATCGCCGCGACGGCCACCGGCGCGCCGGGCCGCATCGACGACGAGACGGCCGGCCTGCCGCTCGTCTCGTCGGCGGCAGGCGCCACTGCGGGCACGCTGTTGCGGTCGCGGGCCTGCTACATCTGCAAGAACCACCACACGGTCGTCGACGCCTTCTACCACCAGCTCTGCCCCGAGTGCGCGGCACTCAACCGGGCCAAGCGCGAAGCCCGCACCGATCTGACTGGCAAGACGGCGCTGCTGACGGGTGGGCGCGCCAAGATCGGCATGTACATCGCGCTGCGCCTGCTCCGCGACGGTGCTCACACGACCATCACCACCCGCTTCCCGAACGACGCGGTACGGCGCTTCGCCGCGATGGAGGACAGCGCCGACTGGCTGCACCGGCTCCGCATCGTCGGTATCGACCTACGGGACCCGGCGCAGGTCGTCGCCCTGGCCGACACCGTCGCCGCGCAGGGTCCGCTGGACATCCTGATCAACAACGCCGCCCAGACCGTGCGCCGCGCACCCGGCTCCTACGCGGCGCTCGTCGAGGCGGAACGCACCCCGGCGCCGGAGCTGGTGGACGTGGTCTCGTTCGACCGGGTCAGCGACGCGCACCCAGCGGCGCTCGCGGGCAGCCTGGCCGAGCACCACACCCCGCACGCGCCCTCACATCCCGAGTCGCTTCGCTCCTGCCCTCCGGTCACCGAACTCGCTCTTACCGCCCGCAGCGCGTCCCCGGACCGGATCGCGGCGGGCACCGCGATCGACGCCGGCGGTCTGTTGCCCGACACCGCCGCGGTCAACAGCTGGACCCAACGCGTCCACGAGGTCGACGCGATGGAACTGCTCGAGGTCCAACTGTGCAACCAGACCGCACCGTTCATCCTCGTGAGCCGGTTGCGCCCGGCGATGGCCGCCTCGGCGGCACGGCGCAAGTACGTCGTCAACGTCTCGGCGATGGAAGGCCAGTTCAGCCGCGGGTACAAGGGGCCGGGCCACCCCCACACCAACATGGCCAAGGCCGCGTTGAACATGCTGACACGCACCAGCGCCGGCGAGATGCTGGAGCAGGACGGCATCCTGATGACCGCGGTGGACACCGGCTGGATCACCGACGAGCGCCCACACCCGACGAAGTTGCGGCTCGCCGAGGAGGGCTTCCACGCCCCGCTCGACCTCGTCGACGGTGCGGCACGGGTGTACGACCCGATCGTCCGCGGCGAGGCCGGCGAGGACCTGTACGGCTGCTTTCTGAAGGACTACTCGAAGGCCAACTGGTAG
- a CDS encoding glycosyltransferase family 4 protein, which translates to MTDGPIRVAVLAPIAWRTPPRHYGPWEQFASLLTEGLVAAGHDVTLFATADSLTTATLSATAACGWSEDETIDAKVAECLHIASVFERAGDFDIIHNGFDFLPLTYSGLVDTPVVTTIHGFSSDRIIPVYARYDSTTAYVSISDADRHPDLHYAATVHHGIDLNGFAVHPDPGEHLLFFGRIHPDKGTADAIEVARRCGRRLDIAGIIQDEEYYRAEVAPHVDGTRVRYLGPVGVDARAEVLGGAHALLHLIGFDEPFGYSVVEAMACGTPVIANARGSMGELITHGENGFLVDGVDSAVAAVDAAGALDRTEIAATAAVRFTVTTMIDKYVAVYRDILGGRA; encoded by the coding sequence GTGACCGACGGACCCATCCGAGTCGCTGTACTCGCTCCGATCGCGTGGCGGACACCTCCCCGGCACTACGGGCCGTGGGAGCAGTTCGCGTCCCTGCTCACCGAGGGGCTGGTGGCCGCAGGCCATGACGTCACGTTGTTCGCCACCGCGGACTCTCTCACCACCGCCACGCTGTCGGCCACCGCGGCCTGTGGCTGGTCCGAGGACGAGACGATCGACGCCAAGGTTGCCGAGTGCCTGCACATCGCGTCGGTGTTCGAGCGGGCCGGCGATTTCGACATCATCCACAACGGCTTCGACTTCCTGCCGCTGACCTACAGCGGTCTCGTCGACACTCCGGTGGTGACCACGATCCACGGGTTCTCGTCCGACCGGATCATTCCCGTCTACGCACGGTACGACAGCACGACGGCGTACGTGTCGATCAGCGACGCCGACCGGCATCCCGATCTCCACTATGCGGCGACCGTGCATCACGGCATCGACCTGAACGGATTCGCGGTGCATCCGGACCCGGGTGAGCACCTGCTGTTCTTCGGACGCATACACCCCGACAAGGGCACCGCCGACGCGATCGAGGTGGCCCGTCGATGCGGTCGCAGGCTCGACATCGCCGGCATCATTCAGGACGAGGAGTACTACCGCGCCGAAGTTGCCCCGCACGTCGACGGCACGCGGGTGCGGTATCTGGGCCCGGTGGGCGTTGACGCGCGCGCCGAGGTACTCGGCGGTGCGCATGCACTACTGCATCTGATCGGCTTCGACGAACCGTTCGGGTACAGCGTCGTCGAGGCAATGGCCTGCGGAACCCCCGTCATAGCGAACGCGCGAGGGTCGATGGGAGAGCTGATCACCCACGGCGAGAACGGTTTTCTGGTCGACGGCGTCGACTCGGCGGTGGCCGCGGTCGACGCGGCCGGTGCGCTCGACCGGACCGAGATCGCCGCTACGGCCGCGGTGCGCTTCACCGTGACCACCATGATCGACAAGTACGTCGCGGTGTATCGCGACATCCTCGGGGGCCGGGCATGA